Proteins found in one Exiguobacterium sp. 9-2 genomic segment:
- a CDS encoding EamA family transporter: MHRSKATLFVLIGAISYGVLSTIVKLAYAAGFNSAAVSGSQFFFGWLMIFGLALFTKNLRLDLKTAGLLMLIGISSGTTGYLYYQSLQTVSASVAIILLFQFTWIGVIIDALAFRRLPSRAHFLSAILLIGGAILASAAYSSPLDFRGTLFGLGAAVSFSIFLLASGRIANHLPVIKKSFYMMTGGLAFVMTMYPPTTFLSSANFENGLLLYAIPLGLFALILPPLLFAAGAPHLSPASVSLLGAAELPTAVICSVLILGEHLMSSQWIGIVIILIGIFYPIYRSSKTAPVANVQQNDLS, translated from the coding sequence ATGCATCGCTCAAAAGCAACCTTATTCGTTCTCATTGGCGCTATCAGTTATGGTGTCCTCTCAACGATCGTCAAACTCGCTTATGCAGCTGGATTTAACTCAGCAGCCGTTTCTGGGAGTCAATTTTTCTTCGGTTGGCTGATGATTTTCGGTCTTGCCTTATTTACGAAAAATCTTCGTCTCGATCTCAAGACAGCTGGTCTTCTCATGTTGATCGGTATCTCTAGTGGTACAACTGGTTATCTGTACTATCAAAGTCTTCAGACCGTATCGGCATCCGTTGCAATCATTCTCTTATTCCAATTCACTTGGATCGGTGTCATCATCGATGCGCTCGCATTCAGACGTTTACCATCTCGCGCGCATTTCCTGTCTGCGATTCTGTTGATTGGCGGAGCCATTCTTGCGAGTGCCGCTTACTCGAGTCCACTTGACTTCCGTGGAACATTATTCGGTCTTGGAGCGGCTGTCAGCTTCTCAATTTTCTTACTCGCTAGTGGACGCATCGCCAATCATTTACCCGTCATCAAGAAGAGTTTTTACATGATGACAGGTGGTCTTGCTTTCGTCATGACGATGTATCCACCGACGACGTTCTTGTCCTCTGCGAACTTCGAAAATGGACTTCTGTTATACGCGATTCCGCTCGGTCTGTTCGCGTTAATTTTACCACCGCTCTTATTTGCTGCGGGCGCGCCTCACCTCTCCCCAGCAAGCGTTTCTTTGCTTGGAGCAGCTGAACTACCGACAGCAGTCATCTGTTCCGTGTTAATTTTAGGTGAACATCTGATGAGCTCTCAATGGATTGGGATCGTCATCATCTTGATTGGAATCTTTTATCCGATCTATCGCTCGAGCAAAACAGCACCTGTTGCGAACGTACAGCAAAACGACCTTTCCTGA
- a CDS encoding nitroreductase family protein: MTQATLDTMRVLTERRSVRHYDETFKLSKQEVEELLEWTTAAPSAWNLQHWHFTVFHSKEAKQQLAPIAYNQPAITSASAIIAILGDVQANRNYNPVYGPAVEAGGMTEELFDSIKAQVEGAYQSEAYGRDAAMSNASLAAMQLMLAAEARGLSTLAMGGFDHQRFAETFITESRYVPVMLIAVGKAVEDAKKRPALRLPIDRVSTFL; this comes from the coding sequence ATGACACAGGCAACACTGGATACAATGCGTGTCTTAACAGAAAGACGTTCCGTTCGTCATTACGACGAAACGTTCAAACTTTCAAAACAGGAAGTGGAAGAACTATTAGAATGGACGACAGCGGCGCCGAGTGCTTGGAATCTACAACACTGGCATTTCACGGTCTTCCATTCAAAAGAAGCGAAGCAACAGCTTGCACCAATTGCATACAATCAGCCGGCCATCACTTCGGCTTCAGCAATCATTGCGATTCTAGGGGATGTTCAAGCCAATCGAAACTATAATCCGGTCTACGGTCCGGCAGTAGAAGCGGGTGGTATGACAGAAGAATTGTTCGATTCGATCAAGGCACAAGTAGAAGGCGCTTATCAAAGTGAAGCGTATGGTCGCGACGCGGCAATGTCGAATGCGAGTCTTGCTGCGATGCAATTGATGCTTGCGGCAGAAGCGCGTGGATTATCAACACTCGCAATGGGTGGATTTGATCATCAACGTTTTGCGGAAACGTTTATTACCGAGTCACGGTATGTACCGGTCATGTTAATTGCTGTCGGTAAAGCGGTCGAAGATGCAAAAAAACGTCCGGCACTCCGTTTACCGATCGATCGAGTATCAACCTTCCTGTAA
- a CDS encoding YkyA family protein — protein MKKSFVAVLFLSSFGLAACSNDSPASLHEQLEQQVKGEEKAFTLADQRARKDEISVNTYQAVLDAGAEEIKRSQNEREELEALNDERLSLLKQEETLRKETYAELDLEELKDAVNKLDGKAKTEGTALVAIIKERQQTFQTFSKTYRQAMDAEKKVLSRLTKKPDFVKIDESTADLNRLTRKATASLKKWNTLTVRYNQTKTRLYRLLDTSTQ, from the coding sequence ATGAAAAAATCATTCGTAGCAGTACTGTTCCTGTCGAGCTTCGGACTCGCTGCCTGCTCCAACGATTCACCAGCCTCTCTTCATGAACAGCTAGAGCAACAAGTCAAAGGTGAAGAAAAAGCATTCACGTTAGCTGATCAACGTGCTCGTAAGGACGAAATTTCAGTTAATACGTACCAAGCCGTTCTTGATGCAGGTGCTGAAGAAATCAAACGCTCTCAAAATGAACGGGAGGAACTAGAAGCCTTAAATGACGAACGGCTTTCTTTATTGAAACAAGAAGAAACGTTACGTAAGGAAACGTACGCTGAACTTGATCTTGAAGAATTGAAGGATGCTGTAAACAAACTTGATGGTAAAGCAAAAACAGAGGGAACTGCCTTAGTGGCAATCATCAAGGAACGCCAGCAGACGTTTCAAACGTTCTCGAAAACGTATCGACAAGCGATGGACGCTGAAAAGAAAGTGCTTTCACGCTTGACTAAAAAACCGGATTTCGTTAAGATTGATGAGTCAACAGCGGATTTAAATCGTTTAACACGGAAAGCTACCGCGTCATTAAAGAAGTGGAATACGCTGACCGTTCGGTATAATCAAACGAAAACCCGGCTGTATCGTTTGCTCGACACATCAACTCAATAA
- a CDS encoding CsbD family protein: protein MSNDSGLNKKADGLVDKVAGKAKEALGKATGDKSTEREGKKDQLKGDAKKTVGNVQQNFEDTTRR from the coding sequence ATGTCAAATGACAGTGGTCTCAATAAAAAAGCAGATGGTCTTGTTGATAAAGTAGCGGGTAAAGCAAAAGAAGCACTCGGTAAAGCAACAGGAGATAAATCGACAGAGCGCGAAGGTAAAAAAGATCAATTAAAAGGTGACGCCAAGAAAACCGTAGGAAACGTTCAACAAAATTTTGAAGATACAACTCGTCGTTAA
- the nagE gene encoding N-acetylglucosamine-specific PTS transporter subunit IIBC, with translation MLQFLQRIGKALMLPIAVLPAAGIVLRLGSADMLDIPLMVAAGGAIFDNLPLIFAIGVAIGLSIDASGAAGLAGAIGYLVLKNGVDSMNKDYSSAQIQAKYDAIAAIVNDSSTKVDGATLGSIANQATLGSTVNMAVFGGIIAGIVAGLLYNRFYNIKLPDWLAFFGGRRFVPIITSAVMLVLAFIFGYVWPFIEQGINGAGEWMVGLGAGGAALFGFFNRLLIPVGLHHVLNNIFWFVFGSYEKADGTVANGDIARFFAGDPTAGIYQAGFFPIMMFALPAAAFAIVMAARKENRKAVAGAMIGLGLTSFLTGITEPIEFSFMFLSPVLYVIHAVLTGLSMAIVNLLGILHGFSFSAGFIDYALNFGIAKKPLLIIPVGLAFAVVYYFLFYFMITKFDLKTPGREDESLVTDTGVVLTDSDDKYEQQAAQIFAGLKGTENVTSIDNCATRLRLQVKDPSIIDEAAIKAAGAKGVMKMGATSVQIIIGTDVEFVADAMKRQK, from the coding sequence ATGTTGCAGTTTCTACAACGAATTGGTAAGGCTTTGATGTTACCAATCGCAGTATTACCAGCTGCCGGAATCGTACTTCGATTAGGTTCGGCGGATATGCTAGATATTCCATTGATGGTAGCAGCAGGAGGGGCAATTTTTGATAACCTTCCATTGATATTTGCCATTGGTGTCGCAATCGGTCTATCGATTGATGCGAGTGGGGCAGCGGGTCTTGCCGGAGCCATCGGGTATCTTGTCTTAAAAAATGGCGTCGACTCGATGAACAAGGATTATTCCAGTGCACAGATTCAAGCAAAATATGATGCGATTGCGGCGATCGTCAATGATTCCTCGACCAAGGTCGATGGCGCGACACTTGGTTCGATTGCGAACCAGGCGACGCTCGGTTCAACCGTCAATATGGCAGTATTCGGTGGGATCATTGCGGGTATCGTTGCCGGTCTTCTATACAATCGCTTCTACAATATTAAGTTACCGGATTGGTTGGCATTCTTCGGAGGCCGTCGTTTTGTTCCAATCATTACCTCAGCTGTCATGCTCGTACTTGCTTTCATCTTTGGTTATGTTTGGCCGTTCATCGAGCAAGGTATCAACGGTGCCGGTGAATGGATGGTCGGTCTTGGCGCAGGAGGCGCTGCTTTGTTTGGATTCTTTAACCGTCTCCTGATTCCTGTCGGCTTGCACCATGTTTTAAATAATATTTTTTGGTTTGTTTTCGGTTCATACGAAAAAGCAGATGGTACGGTAGCGAACGGGGATATTGCGCGTTTCTTCGCTGGAGATCCAACAGCGGGGATTTATCAAGCTGGCTTCTTCCCGATCATGATGTTTGCCTTGCCAGCTGCAGCCTTTGCCATCGTCATGGCTGCGCGTAAGGAAAATCGAAAAGCCGTTGCCGGAGCGATGATTGGTCTTGGACTGACATCCTTCCTGACAGGAATTACGGAACCAATCGAGTTCTCGTTCATGTTCTTGTCACCTGTTTTATACGTCATCCATGCTGTACTAACGGGTCTATCGATGGCCATCGTTAACTTACTCGGTATTTTACATGGCTTCTCCTTCTCGGCTGGTTTCATTGATTACGCCTTGAACTTCGGGATTGCGAAAAAACCATTGTTGATCATCCCGGTTGGTCTCGCGTTCGCGGTCGTCTACTACTTCCTGTTCTACTTCATGATCACAAAATTCGATCTGAAGACACCAGGTCGTGAAGATGAATCGCTCGTTACAGACACGGGAGTCGTTTTGACGGACTCAGACGATAAATATGAACAACAAGCAGCTCAAATTTTTGCTGGATTGAAAGGAACAGAAAATGTCACGTCGATTGACAACTGTGCGACACGTTTACGTCTTCAAGTAAAGGATCCAAGCATCATTGATGAAGCGGCGATTAAAGCGGCTGGAGCAAAAGGTGTCATGAAGATGGGGGCAACAAGTGTTCAAATCATCATTGGCACAGATGTCGAATTCGTTGCAGATGCGATGAAGCGACAGAAGTAA
- a CDS encoding EAL domain-containing protein codes for MDRSTIDSYEVVIQEFPLPSFILNIDLTIRSWNELAEQHWGWTQQEIVGQIVPLLDQEDMAFSHQIWHSFLERRQSVQLPNASLFHKSGTPMTSTLLLSPLLDEVGNVVAAFVCGIPSAQQPITTKPLFQGLMDLRQAFDQIASVAVFDARGAITYINDQLMDVTGYCPEMLIGQPWSVILDQTSATVSEIRTQLRERKAWSGRLSLTSHTGERKHLQATLIPIYDANGVRFQHLFIGNDITETTVLEEELDFLVHHHEMTHLLNKRGFLREGEALFQSAASHEPIALILFDIDRFKVINDSFGTHVGDQLLQAMATRLLEHTTGVLAFHPTSDLFGVLLPAPSSNLLFQYARKLQQALQRPYYINGHSLIVSCTFGITVYPSEAKTLEDLYRRSETALYAGKSIGTGTIQYLTHEMDTQFTRKIQLERSLFTALEDQSLYLAYQPIIELQSQAVKGFEALLRWNHTALGNIPPDEFIPLAEEASLITPINNWVIIEACEQLAKWQQTIDPELTMAINISPHQFQSDSFIRTLQHIVTERLVSPSSVTLEMTENIAILQTQRTVERMHLIKSLGFRLSIDDFGTGYSSLQYLSAFPIDELKIDKVFIDGLAKNDHALLDSIIQLGRNLELNLVAEGVETEHALTYLKTTDCQYMQGFIFSEPLSVQDVEKRFSTP; via the coding sequence ATGGATCGTTCGACCATTGATTCCTATGAAGTCGTCATTCAAGAGTTTCCACTACCGTCTTTCATCTTAAATATCGATTTGACCATTCGTTCCTGGAACGAGTTAGCAGAACAGCATTGGGGCTGGACACAACAGGAAATCGTTGGCCAAATCGTTCCTTTACTTGACCAGGAAGATATGGCATTCAGCCATCAAATTTGGCATTCCTTTTTAGAACGCCGTCAATCGGTCCAATTGCCGAATGCCTCCTTATTCCATAAGTCTGGTACTCCCATGACCTCAACGTTGCTACTGTCTCCTCTACTTGATGAAGTAGGCAACGTCGTTGCTGCTTTCGTTTGTGGTATTCCGTCTGCTCAACAACCGATTACAACAAAACCATTATTTCAAGGTTTGATGGATTTACGTCAGGCGTTCGATCAAATCGCCAGTGTCGCTGTATTTGACGCGCGTGGTGCAATTACGTATATAAACGACCAACTCATGGATGTAACAGGTTACTGTCCTGAAATGCTTATTGGTCAGCCATGGTCCGTAATTCTCGATCAAACTAGTGCGACTGTCTCAGAAATCCGAACACAACTCCGTGAACGCAAAGCGTGGTCTGGTCGTCTTAGTCTCACTTCACATACGGGTGAACGAAAACATCTCCAAGCAACATTGATTCCGATTTATGATGCAAACGGCGTTCGTTTTCAGCATCTGTTCATCGGTAACGACATTACGGAAACAACTGTGCTTGAAGAAGAACTTGATTTTTTAGTGCATCACCATGAGATGACGCATTTATTAAATAAACGTGGATTTTTACGCGAAGGGGAAGCATTGTTCCAGTCTGCTGCATCACATGAACCCATTGCACTCATTTTGTTCGATATCGATCGTTTCAAAGTCATAAACGATTCGTTTGGAACACATGTCGGGGATCAACTCCTTCAAGCAATGGCAACACGGCTTTTGGAACATACGACGGGTGTCCTTGCTTTTCATCCGACGAGTGATTTATTCGGTGTCCTATTACCTGCACCCTCGAGTAATCTACTCTTTCAATATGCTCGAAAATTACAACAAGCGTTACAACGTCCTTATTACATTAACGGTCATTCACTCATCGTTTCTTGCACATTCGGTATCACTGTCTATCCGTCTGAAGCGAAAACACTTGAAGATTTATACCGCCGCTCTGAAACTGCTCTCTATGCGGGAAAATCAATTGGTACGGGAACGATTCAGTACTTAACACACGAGATGGACACACAATTCACACGTAAAATCCAACTCGAACGTTCTCTCTTCACAGCACTCGAAGATCAGTCGCTCTACCTTGCTTATCAACCGATCATCGAGCTTCAATCACAAGCCGTCAAAGGATTCGAAGCGTTATTACGCTGGAATCATACGGCGCTCGGAAATATTCCGCCGGATGAGTTCATTCCACTCGCCGAAGAAGCTTCTCTAATCACACCAATCAACAACTGGGTCATCATCGAAGCATGCGAACAGCTCGCGAAGTGGCAACAAACGATTGACCCTGAATTGACGATGGCGATCAACATTTCACCGCACCAATTCCAAAGTGACTCCTTTATTCGAACGTTGCAACATATCGTAACGGAGCGACTCGTTTCGCCATCTTCCGTCACGCTCGAGATGACAGAGAATATTGCTATCTTACAGACACAACGAACCGTCGAACGCATGCACCTCATTAAGTCACTCGGTTTCCGCTTATCGATTGATGATTTTGGAACAGGCTACTCTTCTTTACAGTATCTCAGTGCGTTTCCAATTGATGAATTAAAAATCGATAAAGTGTTTATTGATGGACTAGCAAAGAACGATCATGCTTTGCTGGATTCTATCATTCAACTGGGTCGCAATCTAGAGTTGAACCTCGTCGCTGAGGGTGTTGAGACAGAGCATGCCTTGACTTACTTGAAAACGACAGATTGCCAGTACATGCAAGGGTTCATTTTCTCTGAACCACTGTCCGTACAGGATGTCGAAAAACGATTCTCAACCCCTTAA
- a CDS encoding basic amino acid/polyamine antiporter, giving the protein MMNQQKIGFFALAAMVIGSMVGGGAFNLPGAMAQSASAGPILIGWSITGIGMIMLALVFQHLANSKPELEGGIYAYAREGFGRFVGFNSAWGYWVSAWIGTVANITLVFNAISYFFPIFAAENRIFLLLMSMVVIWGLFWLVSSGIKEATLVNLITTIAKLVPILIFILLVGIAFNIKTFNLDIWGDGTELGSIFDQVKGTMLVTLWAFVGIEGAVVLSSRAKNRSDVGKATVTGLVGVLVIYILISVLSLGVLSQEKLAGLKEPTMAYVLEAAIGPVGATIIMIGLIISLSGALLGWTILASEISYLVAKDGAFPKAFAKTNRKGAPVGALLITQIATQIVAGIALFSAQTYLVLSSIAGICALLPYLLSALYSIRTSREERNRKMLLFSVIASAYSIWLVYASGVWYIVIAALVYAPGILAYALAEREQQRTGMSRYEWIASMILVVLAGVAVYGMVVGEIQL; this is encoded by the coding sequence ATCATGAATCAGCAAAAAATCGGCTTCTTTGCTCTCGCAGCAATGGTCATCGGTTCGATGGTCGGTGGAGGTGCCTTTAACCTTCCCGGTGCAATGGCCCAAAGTGCAAGTGCAGGACCTATTCTCATCGGCTGGAGTATCACAGGAATTGGAATGATCATGCTCGCGCTCGTCTTTCAGCACCTTGCAAACAGTAAACCCGAACTTGAAGGTGGTATTTATGCCTATGCACGTGAAGGGTTCGGACGTTTCGTCGGTTTCAACAGTGCTTGGGGATACTGGGTATCTGCATGGATTGGAACGGTTGCGAACATCACGCTCGTCTTCAATGCGATTAGTTATTTCTTCCCGATTTTCGCGGCAGAGAATCGGATATTCCTTCTTTTAATGAGTATGGTCGTCATTTGGGGATTATTCTGGCTTGTCTCAAGCGGGATCAAGGAAGCGACCCTCGTCAATCTGATTACAACGATTGCAAAGCTCGTTCCAATCTTAATTTTCATTCTATTGGTTGGGATCGCCTTTAATATCAAAACGTTCAATTTAGACATCTGGGGAGATGGGACAGAACTCGGTTCAATCTTCGATCAAGTAAAAGGAACGATGCTCGTCACGCTTTGGGCGTTCGTTGGAATTGAAGGGGCAGTCGTTTTATCGAGTCGTGCTAAAAATCGAAGTGATGTCGGAAAAGCGACCGTAACGGGACTCGTTGGTGTTTTGGTCATCTATATCTTGATTTCGGTCTTATCACTTGGCGTCCTTAGTCAAGAAAAACTGGCTGGATTAAAGGAACCGACGATGGCGTATGTATTAGAGGCAGCAATCGGACCAGTCGGCGCGACGATCATCATGATTGGTTTAATCATCTCTCTATCCGGAGCGCTTCTTGGATGGACGATTTTAGCATCAGAGATTTCATATTTGGTTGCGAAAGATGGTGCGTTCCCGAAAGCATTCGCTAAGACGAATCGAAAAGGGGCACCAGTCGGAGCACTACTGATTACACAGATCGCCACACAAATTGTTGCTGGGATTGCGCTATTCTCTGCACAGACGTATCTCGTTCTATCAAGTATTGCCGGGATTTGTGCGCTCTTACCATATCTGTTATCAGCCTTGTACAGCATCCGGACTTCACGGGAAGAGCGGAATCGGAAAATGTTACTCTTCTCGGTCATCGCATCCGCGTACTCTATTTGGCTCGTCTATGCGTCGGGCGTTTGGTATATCGTCATTGCGGCATTAGTTTATGCGCCAGGCATTTTAGCATATGCGTTAGCAGAACGAGAACAGCAACGGACAGGCATGTCACGCTACGAGTGGATTGCTAGCATGATTCTTGTTGTCTTAGCCGGAGTGGCTGTTTACGGAATGGTCGTAGGAGAAATTCAATTGTAA
- a CDS encoding polysaccharide deacetylase family protein, producing MDPFTSSHASELGPRPRTKKRKFFPRFFLLLILVFLGVGGYIAYRYVFTPEQQAITTGKSITEVPVVNMEKARVEKWNGVTKKVAYLTFEDGPSALTSELLRTLDQLHTRATFFYLGSQVDVFPKEVKAAAKAGHYIGLHGETHDYDTLYKKGQYVSEMKSVQKKIYDLTKLTTHLTRPPYGSDPGITKKMASAIHAADFRVWDWSIDSMDWYYKDSVKEVANTVIRRAERPFEIILLHEQPQAIKALPAIVAGLQKKGYQFAIYDEDFHIPYNFVQYSNL from the coding sequence ATGGATCCATTTACCTCAAGCCACGCTAGCGAACTCGGTCCACGACCGCGGACAAAAAAAAGAAAGTTCTTCCCTCGATTTTTCTTACTTCTTATACTCGTTTTTCTCGGAGTCGGAGGGTATATTGCTTATCGATACGTCTTCACACCTGAACAACAGGCAATCACTACCGGTAAGTCCATTACCGAAGTTCCTGTCGTCAACATGGAGAAAGCACGCGTCGAAAAATGGAATGGTGTGACCAAAAAAGTCGCTTATTTAACCTTTGAAGACGGACCATCCGCATTAACATCAGAGTTACTTCGAACATTAGATCAACTTCATACTCGCGCTACTTTCTTTTATCTCGGATCACAGGTAGATGTTTTTCCAAAAGAAGTTAAAGCTGCTGCGAAAGCCGGACATTACATCGGCTTACATGGTGAAACACACGATTACGATACATTGTACAAAAAAGGACAGTACGTTTCAGAAATGAAAAGCGTTCAGAAAAAAATTTATGATTTAACAAAACTGACAACACATTTGACACGACCACCTTACGGATCTGATCCTGGCATTACGAAAAAGATGGCATCTGCCATCCACGCTGCAGACTTCCGAGTATGGGACTGGTCGATCGATTCAATGGACTGGTATTACAAAGATAGTGTAAAAGAAGTGGCAAATACGGTCATTCGGCGAGCAGAGCGTCCATTTGAAATCATTCTCTTGCATGAACAACCACAAGCTATCAAGGCCCTTCCGGCCATTGTTGCCGGACTTCAGAAAAAGGGCTATCAGTTCGCGATTTATGATGAAGATTTCCATATTCCGTACAACTTCGTGCAATACTCGAATTTATAA
- the yhfH gene encoding protein YhfH, whose product MEQPLYQEASAEFYRELPVKTCAHCGKEMDEQCESYQSECVECAVTEH is encoded by the coding sequence ATGGAACAACCCCTTTACCAAGAAGCGTCTGCTGAGTTTTATCGTGAACTTCCTGTTAAGACATGCGCTCATTGTGGGAAAGAAATGGACGAGCAATGTGAATCCTATCAATCAGAATGTGTTGAATGTGCTGTAACAGAACACTAA
- a CDS encoding YdhK family protein yields MKKSLTLTVLALSSTLWLGACGSASNDDGSNSDSHDMSHGDMMHSSDGKVPSGLKKASDPTYPRGSNVTLTTNHMDGMNGAKATIAGAYDTVVYAISYKPTTGGKMVKNHKWVIQEELDPVPTKPLQVGDETTVKADHMKGMDGAKATIDEVKETTVYMVNYEPTDGGEMVKNHKWVTEDEIKK; encoded by the coding sequence ATGAAAAAATCATTGACGTTAACTGTACTTGCTCTTAGTTCTACGCTTTGGCTCGGTGCATGTGGATCCGCTTCAAATGACGATGGAAGTAATAGTGACTCACACGACATGTCACATGGAGATATGATGCATTCGAGTGACGGAAAGGTACCGTCTGGTTTAAAGAAAGCTAGTGATCCGACTTATCCGAGAGGCAGTAATGTCACTTTGACGACGAATCATATGGACGGAATGAACGGAGCAAAAGCAACGATTGCCGGTGCTTATGATACTGTCGTCTATGCGATCAGTTATAAACCGACTACTGGTGGAAAGATGGTGAAAAATCACAAATGGGTCATTCAGGAAGAACTTGATCCAGTTCCAACTAAGCCACTGCAAGTTGGTGATGAAACGACTGTCAAGGCAGATCATATGAAAGGTATGGATGGAGCTAAAGCGACGATTGATGAAGTAAAAGAAACGACTGTCTACATGGTGAACTATGAACCAACGGACGGTGGAGAGATGGTGAAAAATCATAAATGGGTCACCGAGGATGAGATAAAGAAATAA
- a CDS encoding ornithine--oxo-acid transaminase produces MNQTEKIIQQTEQFGAHNYHPLPIVISEAEGVFVTDPEGRRYMDMLSAYSAVNQGHRHPKIIEALKRQADKITLTSRAFHNDQLGFFYEKVAQLTGKDMVLPMNTGAEAVETAVKAARRWAYEVKQIPGDAEIIVCEGNFHGRTMTAVSMSTEAEYQRGFGPLLPGIKTIPYGDLEALKQAITENTAAFILEPIQGEAGILIPYDGFLKDAQEVCRAQNVLLVSDEIQSGLGRSGKWFASDWDEVTPDMYILGKALGGGVFPISCVAANKDVLSVFNPGSHGSTFGGNPLACAVSIASLEVLEDEKLPERSLELGTYFMEKLKQINNPMIKEVRGRGLFIGVELTEAARPYCEALKEKGLLCKETHETVIRFAPPLVITKEELDWAFERIEQVLGVSVAQ; encoded by the coding sequence ATGAATCAAACAGAGAAAATCATTCAACAGACAGAACAGTTCGGAGCACATAACTACCATCCACTCCCGATCGTCATTTCAGAAGCAGAAGGTGTCTTCGTCACGGATCCGGAAGGACGTCGTTATATGGATATGTTGAGTGCTTACTCAGCCGTCAACCAAGGACATCGTCATCCGAAAATCATCGAAGCTCTAAAACGACAGGCGGATAAGATCACTTTGACGTCACGTGCCTTCCACAATGATCAACTGGGCTTTTTCTATGAAAAAGTAGCACAATTGACGGGTAAAGACATGGTATTACCGATGAATACAGGTGCGGAAGCTGTTGAGACGGCAGTGAAAGCAGCACGACGCTGGGCATATGAAGTGAAACAAATCCCAGGTGATGCTGAAATCATCGTTTGTGAAGGAAACTTTCACGGTCGAACGATGACAGCCGTCTCCATGTCGACGGAGGCAGAATATCAACGAGGATTTGGACCGCTTCTTCCTGGAATCAAGACGATTCCATACGGCGATCTGGAGGCACTAAAACAGGCAATCACTGAAAATACAGCGGCATTCATCTTGGAGCCGATTCAAGGCGAAGCAGGAATTTTAATTCCGTATGATGGCTTCCTAAAAGATGCACAAGAAGTTTGTCGTGCGCAGAATGTTTTGCTCGTATCGGATGAGATTCAATCTGGACTTGGTCGTTCCGGTAAATGGTTTGCTTCTGATTGGGACGAGGTAACACCAGACATGTACATTCTTGGGAAAGCACTGGGTGGTGGGGTATTCCCAATCTCATGTGTTGCCGCGAATAAAGATGTCCTTTCTGTCTTCAATCCAGGTTCACACGGCTCGACGTTCGGTGGTAATCCACTCGCTTGTGCCGTATCGATTGCTTCACTTGAAGTATTAGAAGACGAAAAGTTACCGGAACGTTCACTCGAACTCGGTACGTACTTCATGGAAAAATTAAAACAAATTAACAACCCGATGATCAAAGAAGTACGTGGTCGTGGATTGTTCATTGGTGTTGAACTAACAGAAGCAGCTCGACCATATTGCGAAGCGTTGAAAGAGAAAGGCTTACTCTGTAAAGAAACACACGAGACAGTCATTCGCTTTGCACCACCGCTTGTCATCACAAAAGAAGAGTTGGATTGGGCGTTCGAACGGATTGAACAAGTGTTAGGCGTTTCCGTCGCCCAGTAA